From the genome of Parazoarcus communis, one region includes:
- a CDS encoding OmpP1/FadL family transporter has protein sequence MEAKTMRINCGRRLLGSLIIALLGSSGQSAFATQGTFPHGYGVKSEGMGGVAIALAQDAMVGATNPAGMVLVGNRVDLGAAFLQVDNGAYFAGTRYDGSADKSLYIIPQLGANWMVDAVSSLGITVVGNGVGTNYDNDDNIGGLKAASSELKQMVATVSYARKLGEAHALGVGVVLARQVLDIGGTASIGLPEGRDDSYGAGVRLGWTWDAGRGLKLGAMWASKVDMGRMDTFEGLLPERGKLDIPASYGFGASYVKEAWTFGIDAQRILWSDVRAFGNDGVGGATGGPGSKNGPGFGWRDQTIWRVGAAYAVDSQWTLRAGYNHGTRLLDSRDTFLGVLAPAANRRHLTLGASLALKDGGEFSVAYARSFKETVHGTGAAPDGLTALYMGQHWLSASYSFRF, from the coding sequence ATGGAAGCGAAAACGATGCGAATCAATTGCGGACGCAGGCTGCTCGGCAGCCTGATCATTGCGCTGCTCGGTAGCTCCGGGCAATCGGCCTTCGCCACACAAGGTACGTTTCCGCATGGCTACGGTGTGAAGTCCGAGGGCATGGGGGGCGTCGCCATCGCCCTCGCGCAGGACGCCATGGTGGGCGCGACCAATCCGGCAGGCATGGTGCTGGTGGGCAACCGGGTGGATCTGGGGGCCGCGTTCCTCCAGGTGGATAACGGTGCCTACTTTGCCGGCACGCGCTACGACGGCAGCGCAGACAAGAGCCTCTATATCATCCCCCAGCTGGGTGCCAACTGGATGGTGGATGCGGTGTCGAGCCTGGGCATCACCGTGGTTGGCAATGGCGTCGGCACCAACTATGACAATGATGACAACATCGGCGGGTTGAAGGCGGCCAGCTCGGAGCTCAAGCAGATGGTCGCCACCGTCTCGTATGCGCGCAAGCTCGGTGAAGCGCATGCCCTTGGCGTGGGGGTGGTGCTCGCACGCCAGGTGCTCGATATCGGCGGCACAGCCAGTATCGGCCTGCCCGAAGGTCGGGACGATTCATACGGTGCCGGCGTGCGCCTGGGCTGGACCTGGGATGCAGGCCGCGGCCTGAAACTGGGTGCAATGTGGGCGAGCAAGGTCGACATGGGGCGCATGGACACCTTCGAAGGCTTGCTGCCTGAGCGCGGCAAACTCGATATCCCGGCGAGTTACGGGTTCGGCGCGAGCTATGTGAAAGAGGCGTGGACCTTCGGCATCGATGCACAACGCATCCTCTGGAGCGATGTGCGCGCCTTTGGCAACGACGGTGTCGGCGGCGCGACCGGCGGCCCCGGGTCGAAGAATGGCCCGGGCTTTGGGTGGCGCGATCAGACCATCTGGCGAGTCGGCGCAGCGTACGCGGTCGATTCGCAATGGACACTGCGTGCGGGCTATAACCATGGCACGCGTCTGCTCGACAGTCGCGACACCTTCCTGGGCGTGCTCGCGCCCGCCGCAAACCGCCGTCATCTCACCCTTGGGGCAAGCCTCGCGCTGAAGGACGGAGGCGAGTTTTCCGTGGCCTACGCGAGATCATTCAAGGAGACGGTGCATGGTACGGGTGCCGCGCCCGACGGACTGACCGCGCTCTACATGGGGCAGCACTGGTTGTCCGCGTCTTACAGTTTCAGGTTCTGA
- a CDS encoding flavin reductase family protein, which produces MMIEPANLRRAFGQFATGVTIVTALDTEGAPVGVTASSFNTVSLQPPLVLWSIARSAYSFDAFAAAGHFAVHVLDASQRTLSDRFARASSDKFADLRIGKGEGDVPLLETVATVFECETAHRYDGGDHLILVGKVLNLRLPADSADPLLFHRGRYAAVEAAEGVVT; this is translated from the coding sequence ATGATGATTGAGCCTGCCAACTTGCGCCGCGCCTTTGGTCAGTTCGCCACCGGCGTCACCATTGTCACCGCGCTCGACACCGAAGGCGCACCGGTCGGGGTGACCGCCAGCAGTTTCAATACCGTATCGTTGCAACCCCCGCTCGTGCTCTGGAGTATCGCCCGCAGCGCATACAGCTTCGATGCCTTCGCTGCTGCCGGTCATTTTGCGGTGCACGTACTGGATGCTAGTCAGCGCACCTTGTCCGACCGCTTCGCACGTGCTTCTTCCGATAAATTTGCTGACCTGCGCATCGGCAAAGGGGAGGGCGACGTACCGCTGCTGGAAACGGTAGCGACCGTGTTCGAGTGCGAGACCGCGCATCGCTACGATGGCGGTGACCACCTCATCCTGGTCGGAAAGGTGCTGAATCTGCGCCTGCCCGCGGATTCTGCTGATCCCCTGTTGTTTCATCGGGGGCGGTATGCGGCAGTCGAAGCAGCGGAGGGTGTTGTGACTTAG
- a CDS encoding Rieske 2Fe-2S domain-containing protein, translated as MADEPVVRRRVVKAASGISEARVNGQKTQSQYQPYKDAAWGFINHWYPAVFSKELAEDEVKGIQICGIPIVLRRVDGKVYALKDQCLHRGVRLSEKPMCFNKKTISCWYHGFTFDLKDGKLSTIVANPDDKLVGTTGLTSYPTEEVAGMVFVFVREDDFADEDVPPLSQDLPFRFPENSERFPHPLWPAAPSLLDADAVGHGMHRTGYGNWRIACENGFDNAHILVHKDNTIVHAMEWVLPLGILPTSDDCITVVEDEQGPKGMMQWLFTEKWAPVLENESLGLKVEGLKGRFYRTSVVLPGVLMVENWPGEHIVQYEWYVPITDDLHEYWEVLVKVCPTEKERADFQYKFDRVYKPLCLHGFNDCDLYAREAMQNFYADGTGWDDEQLVATDISPITWRKLASRWNRGIAKPGKGVAGSVKTHSIRFKDTAAGKPPGYFVEQIED; from the coding sequence ATGGCAGACGAACCGGTAGTGCGTCGGCGGGTGGTGAAGGCGGCGAGCGGGATCAGCGAAGCGCGTGTCAATGGCCAGAAGACGCAGAGCCAGTACCAGCCGTACAAGGATGCGGCGTGGGGCTTCATCAACCACTGGTATCCGGCGGTGTTCAGCAAGGAGCTGGCCGAGGACGAAGTAAAGGGCATCCAGATTTGCGGCATCCCGATTGTGCTGCGCCGGGTCGATGGCAAGGTGTATGCGCTCAAGGACCAGTGTCTGCACCGCGGGGTGAGATTGTCGGAGAAGCCGATGTGCTTCAACAAGAAGACGATCTCGTGCTGGTATCACGGTTTCACCTTCGACCTGAAGGACGGCAAGCTCTCGACCATCGTGGCCAACCCGGACGACAAGCTGGTGGGTACGACGGGGCTGACGAGCTACCCGACCGAGGAAGTGGCGGGGATGGTGTTCGTGTTCGTGCGTGAGGACGACTTTGCCGATGAAGACGTGCCGCCCTTGTCGCAGGATCTGCCGTTCCGCTTCCCCGAGAACAGCGAACGCTTCCCGCACCCACTGTGGCCGGCCGCGCCGAGTCTGCTCGACGCAGACGCGGTAGGTCACGGCATGCACCGGACCGGGTACGGCAACTGGCGCATCGCGTGCGAGAACGGTTTCGACAACGCGCACATCCTGGTGCACAAGGACAACACCATCGTGCACGCGATGGAATGGGTGCTGCCACTGGGCATCCTGCCCACGAGCGACGACTGCATCACCGTGGTTGAGGATGAGCAAGGCCCCAAGGGCATGATGCAATGGCTCTTTACCGAGAAATGGGCGCCGGTGCTGGAGAATGAATCGCTGGGGTTGAAGGTTGAAGGGCTCAAGGGTCGCTTCTACCGTACCTCGGTGGTGCTGCCCGGTGTGCTGATGGTGGAGAACTGGCCGGGCGAGCACATCGTGCAATACGAATGGTACGTGCCGATCACCGACGACCTGCATGAATACTGGGAAGTGCTGGTGAAGGTGTGCCCGACGGAGAAGGAACGCGCGGACTTCCAGTACAAGTTCGACCGGGTGTACAAGCCGCTGTGTCTGCACGGCTTCAATGACTGCGACCTGTATGCGCGTGAAGCGATGCAGAACTTCTACGCCGACGGCACGGGCTGGGACGACGAGCAGCTGGTGGCCACCGACATCTCGCCGATCACGTGGCGCAAGCTGGCCTCGCGCTGGAACCGTGGCATCGCGAAGCCAGGCAAGGGCGTAGCTGGATCGGTGAAGACGCACAGCATCCGCTTCAAGGACACGGCCGCAGGCAAGCCGCCGGGCTACTTCGTCGAGCAGATCGAAGACTGA
- a CDS encoding FAD-binding oxidoreductase: MSQTHTVTFRFADGASRAIDVAEDETLLDAALAGGVPLMHQCRSGSCSSCIATICEGDTSNQPGSSSTLLASEYEAGHRLLCVSRAQSDCTFDLSYGSAEGGVVPVEVNAFVNAIEPIASNVVKLSLELAEGNWLSFKPGQFVQIEVPGVGKLRSYSPVSTEADLPTLELLIRLLPEGVMSSWLKSGANVDDVVKLKGPYGAFFLREKRRAPHIFVAGGTGLAPVLSMIDRMRQIGGRKPPMLLSFGCATSDALFYLDELELRRQWLPGLDTRICVDREPDSCYHNGSPVSALRPEDVTDPDTVAYLCGPQGMIDAATRRLIELGVAPENVFAEQFVPSN, translated from the coding sequence ATGAGTCAAACCCATACGGTGACCTTCCGTTTCGCCGACGGGGCGAGCCGCGCGATCGACGTGGCGGAAGATGAAACACTGCTTGATGCAGCGCTGGCAGGTGGCGTGCCGCTGATGCATCAGTGCCGATCGGGCAGCTGTTCGAGCTGTATTGCCACCATTTGCGAGGGCGATACAAGCAACCAGCCTGGTAGCAGCTCGACCCTGCTCGCCAGCGAGTACGAAGCGGGTCATCGCCTGTTGTGCGTAAGCCGTGCGCAGAGCGATTGCACCTTCGATCTGTCCTACGGCAGTGCCGAGGGCGGTGTGGTGCCCGTCGAGGTGAATGCCTTCGTAAATGCCATCGAGCCGATCGCATCCAATGTGGTCAAGCTGTCGCTGGAGTTGGCCGAGGGCAACTGGCTGTCATTCAAGCCGGGGCAGTTCGTGCAGATCGAGGTGCCGGGCGTCGGGAAGTTGCGCAGCTACTCGCCAGTGTCGACCGAGGCGGATCTGCCCACGCTGGAATTGTTGATCCGTCTGTTGCCCGAAGGCGTCATGTCTTCGTGGTTGAAGAGCGGCGCGAATGTTGATGACGTGGTCAAGCTGAAGGGGCCGTATGGTGCCTTCTTCCTGCGTGAAAAACGTCGTGCGCCGCACATCTTCGTCGCGGGTGGGACGGGGCTGGCACCGGTGCTGTCGATGATCGACCGCATGCGCCAGATCGGTGGGCGCAAGCCGCCGATGTTGTTGAGTTTCGGTTGCGCCACCTCGGATGCGCTGTTTTATCTGGATGAGCTGGAACTGCGGCGCCAGTGGCTGCCCGGCCTGGATACGCGCATCTGCGTGGATCGCGAGCCCGACAGTTGCTACCACAACGGCAGTCCGGTTTCCGCGCTGCGGCCCGAGGACGTCACCGACCCGGACACCGTGGCCTACCTGTGTGGCCCCCAGGGAATGATCGACGCGGCTACCCGACGCCTGATCGAGCTAGGCGTTGCGCCCGAGAACGTGTTTGCCGAGCAGTTCGTCCCGAGCAACTGA
- a CDS encoding M20 family metallopeptidase, giving the protein MTETTPVPFSAEQQQWYEQACARLDPERLKQLLFALTDIHSPTGAARAASEFMASHLSATGMNARYQPMTDDSGNVLAEYRGTGGGAALMLYAPIDTHLECDDAERSWTGGQTEADMQPRAKMQDDWVFGLGASNPKAMVATLTEIATALIESGVPITGDLLLGMADGGMPVDVSARQHAGMSNGVLHMLNRGAAADFAVVMKPWNWVYHEEPGMGWFKLRVHGTLGYAGVPRGTPGFRSSVVPAAAVIEALEEWLIAYAERNTSGVVAPHGWISGIRSGDPERAAFPSAITELFFDVRINPRTSPAEVKAQFADFVRDLQAKRPDLVLDWEMYGSVPGGTTDERNWVIQSAKRGWEHIEQRPHGTPDLLGGQTDGTALRRYGVPTARIGWPWPAEGSPEVLAEGLGGMGATYIPDLMPCARKIMYIVIDTLTRTRSELGL; this is encoded by the coding sequence ATGACAGAGACCACACCCGTTCCATTCTCCGCCGAACAGCAACAGTGGTACGAGCAGGCGTGTGCCCGGCTTGACCCTGAACGCCTGAAGCAGTTGCTGTTTGCGCTGACCGACATCCACAGTCCCACCGGCGCCGCACGCGCGGCAAGCGAGTTCATGGCTTCGCACCTGTCGGCCACGGGCATGAATGCGCGTTATCAGCCGATGACCGACGACAGCGGCAACGTGCTTGCCGAGTACCGTGGCACCGGCGGCGGTGCGGCCTTGATGCTCTACGCACCGATCGACACTCACCTTGAGTGTGACGATGCCGAGCGTTCGTGGACGGGCGGGCAGACCGAGGCCGACATGCAGCCACGGGCCAAGATGCAGGACGACTGGGTGTTCGGCCTGGGCGCATCCAACCCGAAGGCCATGGTCGCAACACTGACCGAGATTGCCACCGCGCTGATCGAATCCGGAGTGCCGATCACCGGCGATCTCCTGCTCGGAATGGCCGACGGTGGCATGCCGGTGGATGTGTCTGCGCGCCAGCATGCAGGCATGTCGAACGGGGTATTGCACATGCTCAATCGTGGCGCCGCGGCCGACTTTGCCGTGGTGATGAAGCCGTGGAACTGGGTGTATCACGAAGAGCCCGGCATGGGCTGGTTCAAGCTGCGCGTGCATGGCACCCTCGGTTACGCGGGCGTGCCCCGTGGAACGCCCGGATTCCGCAGCTCCGTGGTGCCGGCCGCTGCCGTGATTGAGGCGCTCGAGGAATGGCTGATCGCCTATGCCGAGCGCAATACCTCAGGCGTGGTGGCGCCCCATGGCTGGATCTCGGGTATCCGCTCGGGAGACCCCGAGCGCGCGGCCTTTCCGTCCGCGATCACCGAGCTCTTCTTTGATGTACGGATCAACCCGCGCACCTCGCCGGCCGAGGTCAAGGCGCAGTTCGCGGATTTTGTCCGCGATCTGCAGGCGAAACGCCCCGACCTGGTACTGGACTGGGAAATGTATGGATCGGTACCGGGCGGCACCACCGACGAACGCAACTGGGTCATCCAGTCTGCGAAACGGGGCTGGGAGCACATCGAACAACGGCCGCACGGGACGCCTGATTTGCTGGGTGGGCAGACCGATGGCACCGCGTTGAGGCGTTACGGGGTGCCGACGGCACGCATTGGCTGGCCGTGGCCGGCTGAGGGATCGCCGGAAGTGCTCGCAGAGGGGCTTGGCGGCATGGGTGCGACCTACATACCCGATCTGATGCCTTGCGCACGAAAGATCATGTACATCGTCATCGACACGCTGACCCGCACGCGCAGCGAGCTTGGTCTCTGA
- a CDS encoding aspartate/glutamate racemase family protein: MSKKVKMIFPVPMSDATRPMVEAQLPAGFRRPDIEVEFVGAGRVMTLADSYYDMAIMEMAVIEAGMRAEAEGFDAVCINTVSDSGLAALRARLSIPVLGPGQSAFHVAAMLGHKFSVLTMWKRWFPLYRKTINEYGLGSRLASIRAIDVRPDTEALLSGKEEVVFAKLEAEALRAIDEDGADVIVLGSTTMHQSHAYLAECLPVPVLNPGVVAYKMCELFLDLGLVQSRLAYPAPETFKDEAFSTFSGGGIA; this comes from the coding sequence ATGAGCAAGAAAGTAAAAATGATATTCCCGGTGCCGATGAGCGACGCCACACGACCGATGGTCGAAGCGCAGTTGCCCGCCGGGTTTCGGCGACCTGACATCGAGGTCGAGTTCGTCGGCGCGGGCAGGGTGATGACGCTGGCCGACAGCTACTACGACATGGCGATCATGGAGATGGCGGTGATCGAGGCGGGGATGCGCGCCGAGGCCGAAGGCTTTGACGCGGTGTGCATCAATACGGTGAGTGACTCGGGTCTCGCCGCGCTGCGTGCCCGGTTGTCGATCCCTGTGCTGGGGCCTGGGCAGAGCGCCTTTCACGTTGCGGCGATGCTCGGTCACAAGTTCAGCGTGCTCACGATGTGGAAGCGCTGGTTTCCGCTCTATCGCAAGACCATCAATGAGTACGGTCTGGGGTCGCGGCTGGCGTCCATCCGCGCGATCGATGTCCGTCCGGACACCGAGGCCTTGCTCAGCGGCAAGGAAGAGGTCGTGTTTGCGAAGCTCGAGGCCGAAGCACTGCGGGCGATCGACGAAGACGGAGCGGATGTCATCGTGCTCGGCTCGACCACGATGCACCAGTCCCACGCCTATCTGGCCGAGTGCCTGCCGGTGCCGGTGCTCAATCCGGGTGTGGTGGCCTACAAGATGTGCGAACTCTTTCTCGATCTTGGCCTGGTGCAAAGCCGCCTGGCTTATCCCGCACCGGAGACCTTCAAGGACGAGGCGTTTTCGACGTTTTCCGGTGGAGGTATCGCATGA
- a CDS encoding amidase, with product MNSVNLSDWHYLEISELAPLLKRKALSPVELVRSQLDRISAIDGKLHAYAKLMAYEALEAASKAESEIGRGRYRGPLHGIPVAVKDLFWTKGVVTAAGTTVHRDYVPQEDATVVRRLREAGAIVLGKLQLTEGAFATPHPSSVPPVNPWGANHWTGASSSGSAVAASAGLCFASLGTDTGGSIRFPCAANGLTGLKPSWGRVSRHGVFELAATLDHVGPIARSARDVALMFEAIDGPDTLDPSSLPGVGTAVLAPRHGLKGVRVGVDREWNARATDEETLKAMEGVIAALRELGAEVIEVRTPESFPIAGAWEMLCGVQAAVAHAETYPARASEYGPALSRLIDVGRATDGMSYQRVILDAIAFRGHMSALLETIDMLLAPVQPFAAPTHEQLGALAQDPELNQRLIQFTSPFNVSGHPALSMPCGHTADGMPIGCQLVGRRGYESALIAAGEAFQGISKWHRMHPPV from the coding sequence ATGAACAGCGTGAATCTGAGCGACTGGCACTACCTCGAAATCAGTGAATTGGCACCCTTGCTGAAGCGCAAGGCGCTGTCACCGGTGGAACTGGTGCGCAGTCAGCTCGACCGCATCAGTGCAATCGACGGAAAGTTGCACGCCTATGCAAAGCTCATGGCCTACGAAGCGCTCGAGGCCGCGAGCAAGGCCGAATCCGAGATCGGGCGGGGCCGCTATCGCGGCCCACTGCACGGCATTCCTGTTGCAGTAAAGGACTTGTTCTGGACCAAAGGGGTGGTGACGGCTGCCGGAACGACTGTGCACCGTGATTATGTCCCGCAGGAAGATGCAACGGTCGTCAGGCGCCTGCGTGAGGCAGGTGCCATCGTACTGGGCAAGCTGCAGCTGACCGAAGGTGCATTCGCCACGCCTCATCCGTCGTCCGTGCCACCGGTGAATCCCTGGGGCGCAAATCACTGGACTGGTGCCTCGTCGAGCGGGTCGGCGGTGGCCGCCAGTGCCGGATTGTGCTTCGCCTCGCTCGGGACCGATACCGGCGGATCGATCCGTTTTCCTTGTGCAGCGAACGGACTGACGGGGCTGAAGCCATCCTGGGGACGGGTCAGTCGTCATGGCGTGTTCGAACTGGCGGCAACGCTGGACCATGTCGGACCGATCGCGCGTTCGGCGCGTGATGTGGCCCTCATGTTCGAGGCCATCGACGGGCCCGATACGCTCGATCCGAGCTCTTTGCCCGGGGTTGGTACTGCGGTACTCGCGCCTCGTCACGGATTGAAGGGCGTTCGTGTGGGTGTGGATCGTGAATGGAACGCAAGGGCAACCGATGAAGAGACGCTCAAGGCGATGGAGGGTGTAATCGCGGCACTGCGTGAGCTGGGTGCCGAGGTGATCGAGGTGCGCACGCCGGAGTCGTTTCCCATCGCCGGTGCGTGGGAGATGCTGTGCGGCGTGCAGGCCGCTGTCGCGCATGCTGAAACCTATCCGGCTCGGGCGTCCGAGTACGGTCCTGCGCTCAGTCGCCTGATCGATGTGGGTCGTGCAACTGATGGCATGAGCTATCAGCGCGTCATCCTTGATGCGATCGCTTTCAGGGGGCATATGAGTGCGCTGCTGGAAACCATCGACATGCTCCTCGCCCCGGTACAGCCCTTTGCTGCGCCGACCCACGAGCAGCTGGGTGCGCTGGCGCAGGACCCGGAGCTTAACCAGCGACTGATCCAGTTTACCTCGCCCTTCAATGTGAGCGGCCACCCGGCACTATCCATGCCGTGCGGACATACGGCCGACGGGATGCCCATCGGCTGCCAGCTGGTCGGGCGCAGGGGATACGAGTCCGCGCTGATTGCGGCCGGTGAGGCGTTTCAGGGCATCAGCAAATGGCACCGGATGCACCCGCCGGTGTAA
- a CDS encoding amidase family protein: MSRHADKPDVRLSELTIASAAARIAAGELSSEALMHACIDQAQARVDLNIFITLDTECALAGAREADAARAAGVPCKPLSGVPLVIKDNIHAVGLPATAGTPALATFVPSEDAPTVKRLRDAGAIVLGKTNMHELAFGGTGYNHAFHSKATVGVRNPYDMSRIAGGSSSGSAAALGARMALAALGTDTGGSMRIPCALNGCASLRPSWGRYSGKGVIPISSSRDTVGPMALCMADVALLDAIITGEAAMPPVRLDTLRLGVAKGFWANLDADTESVAKGAVARLEAVGVSFIEVPDARLQELNEPIGFPVVFGEAYDDMCTYLREQGPGISIETLYEQIASPDVKGIYKDLVLPKRTFGPDGTLVDVEPLYQEALRSGRPALKAHYRDLSSVINSTPSCFRRHRSWRPRRGRRSACPRTFIC; this comes from the coding sequence ATGTCACGACACGCAGATAAACCGGACGTCCGCTTGTCCGAGCTGACGATAGCGAGCGCAGCCGCTCGAATTGCAGCTGGCGAACTGAGCAGCGAGGCACTCATGCATGCCTGCATTGACCAGGCGCAAGCGAGAGTCGATCTGAACATCTTCATCACCCTTGACACCGAGTGTGCACTCGCCGGGGCTCGCGAAGCCGATGCGGCAAGGGCGGCAGGTGTGCCGTGCAAGCCGCTGAGCGGGGTGCCGCTGGTCATCAAGGACAACATCCACGCGGTAGGTCTGCCGGCAACGGCCGGTACGCCGGCGCTGGCGACTTTCGTTCCGTCCGAGGATGCGCCGACCGTGAAGCGGCTCCGCGATGCAGGTGCCATCGTGCTCGGCAAGACCAACATGCACGAACTTGCCTTCGGTGGCACTGGTTACAACCATGCCTTCCACAGCAAGGCGACTGTCGGTGTGCGCAACCCCTACGATATGTCGCGTATCGCCGGCGGGTCTTCCTCAGGCAGCGCGGCGGCGCTTGGTGCCCGGATGGCGCTCGCGGCGCTCGGCACTGACACCGGGGGGTCGATGCGCATCCCGTGCGCCCTCAATGGTTGCGCGTCACTGCGGCCGTCGTGGGGGCGATATTCGGGCAAGGGGGTGATTCCGATCTCCAGCAGCCGCGATACGGTGGGGCCCATGGCCCTGTGCATGGCCGACGTGGCGCTGCTCGACGCCATCATCACCGGCGAGGCTGCCATGCCGCCGGTGCGGCTCGATACGCTTCGGCTGGGGGTGGCGAAGGGGTTCTGGGCGAATCTTGATGCCGATACTGAAAGTGTGGCCAAAGGCGCCGTTGCCCGACTTGAGGCGGTGGGCGTGAGCTTCATCGAGGTGCCTGATGCGCGTCTGCAGGAATTGAACGAACCGATCGGTTTTCCCGTGGTGTTCGGTGAAGCCTATGACGACATGTGCACCTATCTGCGCGAGCAGGGACCCGGCATCAGCATCGAAACGCTTTACGAGCAAATCGCAAGTCCCGATGTAAAGGGCATCTACAAGGATCTGGTGCTGCCGAAGCGTACTTTCGGGCCGGATGGAACCCTGGTTGACGTCGAGCCCCTTTACCAAGAGGCGCTTCGTAGCGGACGCCCGGCGCTGAAAGCGCATTACCGCGATCTTTCGAGCGTTATCAACTCGACGCCTTCGTGTTTCCGACGACACCGATCGTGGCGCCCGAGGCGCGGCCGGAGGTCAGCCTGCCCGAGAACTTTCATCTGCTGA
- a CDS encoding amidase family protein — MAPEARPEVSLPENFHLLIQNTEPAASACLPSIQLPIGLGPKTGLPVGLELDGPAASDRRMLAIGIALETVLGLIPAAL, encoded by the coding sequence GTGGCGCCCGAGGCGCGGCCGGAGGTCAGCCTGCCCGAGAACTTTCATCTGCTGATCCAGAATACGGAGCCGGCTGCCAGCGCCTGCCTGCCGTCAATTCAGTTGCCGATCGGGCTCGGGCCGAAAACCGGCCTGCCGGTCGGGCTCGAACTTGATGGTCCGGCAGCCAGTGATCGTCGCATGTTGGCGATCGGTATCGCCCTGGAGACGGTGCTCGGGCTGATTCCGGCAGCACTCTGA
- a CDS encoding SDR family NAD(P)-dependent oxidoreductase → MTSYPDLEGKVFLVTGGGSGMGREVCLALASVGAKVVLGNRSESAGRAVADALGAAGGAGVFCRTDVSRAADCAGLVQYALDAFGRVDGAFNNAGLQREFSDIHETPDEDICDVIDVNLKGVLYMMKYVARAMLETGGGAIVNNSSIFGLKAMPHLAYYVAAKHGIIGATRAAALDYAASGIRVNAVCPGPIKTPSLDRVTGGDDLMYADAVPMQRIGQASEVASAVLWLLSAQSAYVTGSSISVDGGMSAG, encoded by the coding sequence ATGACGTCTTACCCCGACCTTGAAGGCAAGGTCTTTCTCGTGACCGGCGGTGGCAGTGGCATGGGACGCGAAGTCTGTCTGGCGCTCGCCAGCGTCGGCGCAAAGGTGGTACTGGGCAATCGCAGCGAAAGCGCGGGCAGGGCGGTGGCTGATGCGCTCGGCGCGGCAGGCGGCGCCGGCGTTTTCTGTCGCACTGACGTGTCGCGTGCAGCAGATTGCGCAGGACTGGTTCAGTACGCGCTTGACGCCTTTGGGCGGGTGGACGGTGCGTTCAACAACGCAGGTCTGCAGCGCGAGTTCAGCGACATCCACGAAACGCCCGACGAGGATATTTGCGATGTGATCGACGTCAATCTCAAGGGCGTGCTGTACATGATGAAATACGTCGCCCGTGCAATGCTGGAAACGGGCGGTGGCGCAATCGTGAACAACAGTTCGATCTTCGGCCTCAAGGCGATGCCCCATCTCGCCTACTACGTTGCCGCCAAACACGGCATCATCGGCGCCACCCGTGCGGCAGCGCTCGACTATGCGGCTTCAGGCATCCGGGTGAATGCCGTGTGCCCCGGGCCGATCAAGACGCCCAGCCTGGACCGGGTCACTGGCGGCGACGACCTGATGTACGCGGATGCCGTGCCGATGCAGCGGATCGGCCAGGCATCGGAGGTCGCGTCCGCAGTCCTGTGGCTGCTATCCGCTCAATCTGCGTATGTCACGGGCAGCAGCATCTCGGTCGACGGTGGCATGAGCGCGGGCTGA
- a CDS encoding VOC family protein: MSLSPFHLAIPVHDLPAARRFYGEVFGLEEGRSSAQWVDFNFFGHQLVIHEHPITAAQEHAHTNPVDGHDVPVPHFGVVLEWGQWEALSERLKSFGTAFVIEPYIRFKGQVGEQATMFLLDPCGNALEFKAFKDMGQLFAK, from the coding sequence ATGAGTCTGTCCCCCTTTCACCTCGCCATCCCCGTCCACGACCTCCCCGCTGCACGTCGTTTTTATGGCGAAGTCTTCGGCCTTGAAGAAGGGCGCTCAAGCGCGCAATGGGTGGATTTTAATTTCTTTGGCCATCAGTTGGTCATCCACGAGCACCCCATTACAGCCGCGCAGGAACACGCCCATACCAACCCGGTGGACGGCCACGACGTACCCGTTCCGCATTTCGGCGTCGTACTCGAGTGGGGCCAATGGGAAGCACTTTCCGAGCGCCTGAAGTCCTTCGGCACCGCGTTCGTGATCGAACCCTATATCCGCTTCAAGGGGCAGGTCGGCGAACAGGCCACCATGTTCTTGCTTGACCCCTGCGGCAACGCCCTGGAGTTCAAGGCTTTCAAGGATATGGGCCAACTGTTTGCGAAGTGA